From the genome of Streptomyces sp. S4.7:
TTCGTCGTCACGACAAGGACGGCGTGCCGGCCAAGGTCGCGCACATCGAGTACGACCCGAACCGCACCGCGCGCATCGCGCTCCTGCACTACGCGGACGGCGAGAAGCGCTACATTCTCGCGCCGCGTGGCCTGACGCAGGGCAGCCGTGTCGAGAACGGCCCGTCCGCCGACATCAAGCCCGGCAACAACCTGGCGCTGCGCAACATCCCGGTCGGTACGACCATCCACGCCATCGAGCTGCGTCCCGGCGGCGGCGCGAAGTTCGCCCGTTCCGCGGGCACTTCCGTACAGCTGCTGGCGAAGGAGGGCTCCATGGCCCACCTTCGTATGCCGTCCGGAGAGATCCGGCTGGTCGACGTCCGCTGCCGCGCCACCATCGGTGAGGTCGGCAACGCCGAGCAGTCGAACATCAACTGGGGCAAGGCCGGCCGTATGCGCTGGAAGGGCGTCCGCCCGACCGTCCGCGGTGTCGCCATGAACCCCGTTGACCACCCGCACGGTGGTGGTGAGGGCAAGACTTCAGGTGGTCGCCACCCGGTCAGCCCGTGGGGTCAGAAGGAAGGTCGTACGCGTTCGCCGAAGAAGGCGAGCAACAAGTACATCGTCCGCCGCCGCAAGACGAACAAGAAGCGCTAGGAGCGGGTTCAGATGCCGCGCAGTCTCAAGAAGGGGCCCTTCGTCGACGGCCACCTCATCAAGAAGGTGGACGTCCAGAACGAAGCTGGCACCAAGAACGTCATCAAGACCTGGTCCCGTCGCTCGATGATCATCCCGGCAATGCTGGGCCACACCATCGCGGTGCACAACGGCAAGATCCACGTCCCGGTGTTCGTCACCGAGTCGATGGTCGGCCACAAGCTCGGCGAGTTCTCGCCGACTCGCACCTTCCGCGGCCACGTCAAGGACGACCGGAAGTCGAAGCGCCGCTAACCGCGGGGTGGAAACGACTATGACTTACACCGAAGGGACAACCATGGAAGCCAGGGCCCAGGCGCGGTACATCCGCGTCACGCCCATGAAGGCCCGCCGCGTGGTGGACCTCATCCGTGGCATGGATGCCACGGAGGCTCAGGCGGTCCTGCGTTTCGCCCCGCAGGCCGCGAGCGTGCCGGTCGGCAAGGTGCTTGACAGCGCCATTGCCAACGCCGCGCACAACTACGAGCACCCCGACGCCACTTCGCTGGTCATCAGCGAGGCTTACGTGGACGAGGGTCC
Proteins encoded in this window:
- the rpsS gene encoding 30S ribosomal protein S19; amino-acid sequence: MPRSLKKGPFVDGHLIKKVDVQNEAGTKNVIKTWSRRSMIIPAMLGHTIAVHNGKIHVPVFVTESMVGHKLGEFSPTRTFRGHVKDDRKSKRR
- the rplV gene encoding 50S ribosomal protein L22, translating into MEARAQARYIRVTPMKARRVVDLIRGMDATEAQAVLRFAPQAASVPVGKVLDSAIANAAHNYEHPDATSLVISEAYVDEGPTLKRFRPRAQGRAYRIRKRTSHITVVVSSKEGTR
- the rplB gene encoding 50S ribosomal protein L2; this translates as MGIRKYKPTTPGRRGSSVADFVEITRSTPEKSLVRPLHSKGGRNNAGRVTVRHQGGGHKRAFRVIDFRRHDKDGVPAKVAHIEYDPNRTARIALLHYADGEKRYILAPRGLTQGSRVENGPSADIKPGNNLALRNIPVGTTIHAIELRPGGGAKFARSAGTSVQLLAKEGSMAHLRMPSGEIRLVDVRCRATIGEVGNAEQSNINWGKAGRMRWKGVRPTVRGVAMNPVDHPHGGGEGKTSGGRHPVSPWGQKEGRTRSPKKASNKYIVRRRKTNKKR